In Spirosoma aureum, a single genomic region encodes these proteins:
- a CDS encoding HAMP domain-containing sensor histidine kinase — translation MLIRNRLTIIFTLLATAIQVTLSLLVWYFYSLYRQEEFYSRLESKARVAGRVLISRRHLHDDFFKNMVRTDLLTIVEEQISIYDHQHNLVFTNRTLKESEYYKEKIPLLAAESMFEFKSGHLESIVVRYKDRGQLFYIFASGYDRIGFAKLGTLQQILLLANLLGFALIVLAGWYFSGGVLKPIADIVDEVEQITAMDLHKRVNEGNRRDEIAQLAMTFNQMLFRLEDAFVSQRSFVSHASHELRTPLTNILGTLETSLRYDKNPADWCDSMEVSVEELKKVITLTNGLLGLAKVTDGTVALTSVQVDDCLLTAIGLVQTKYPGRNLPLRFMTNEDESFTVKGNATLLTTAFLNVLDNACKYSNEAISVELIAKKEQITVTVADQGRGITEADAAHILDPLYRGKNVEDVPGYGIGLAVTQKVIDLHQGIIQITSNVNKGTSVTITLPSQA, via the coding sequence ATGCTCATTCGGAATCGCCTGACGATCATTTTCACATTGCTGGCTACGGCCATCCAAGTCACACTGTCGCTGCTGGTGTGGTATTTTTATTCGCTGTACCGACAGGAGGAATTTTATAGTCGGTTGGAGTCAAAAGCCCGCGTTGCCGGACGGGTACTAATTTCCAGGCGGCATCTGCACGATGACTTTTTTAAAAACATGGTGCGGACCGATCTGCTCACCATTGTCGAGGAGCAAATCAGCATTTATGATCACCAGCACAACCTGGTATTTACCAATCGAACTCTAAAAGAATCTGAATATTATAAAGAAAAAATACCGCTGCTGGCTGCCGAATCAATGTTTGAATTCAAAAGCGGGCATCTTGAGTCGATCGTAGTACGATACAAGGATCGAGGGCAACTCTTTTATATTTTTGCCTCCGGCTATGACCGGATCGGCTTTGCCAAATTGGGTACGTTACAACAAATTCTGTTGCTGGCTAATCTGCTGGGTTTTGCGTTGATTGTGCTGGCAGGCTGGTATTTTTCCGGTGGGGTACTGAAACCCATTGCCGATATTGTGGATGAGGTGGAGCAGATAACCGCCATGGATCTGCACAAACGGGTTAATGAAGGGAATCGCCGGGATGAAATCGCCCAACTCGCCATGACCTTCAATCAGATGCTTTTTCGACTGGAGGACGCGTTTGTCTCTCAGCGTAGTTTTGTTTCCCATGCTTCTCATGAACTACGCACACCGCTCACCAACATTCTGGGCACGCTGGAAACTTCCCTACGTTACGACAAAAATCCAGCCGACTGGTGCGACAGTATGGAAGTATCCGTAGAAGAACTGAAAAAAGTGATTACTCTGACCAATGGTTTGCTTGGTTTAGCCAAAGTCACCGATGGAACCGTTGCCCTGACTTCGGTTCAGGTAGACGATTGCCTGCTTACGGCCATTGGGCTAGTGCAGACCAAGTATCCGGGTCGGAACCTGCCGCTTCGATTTATGACCAATGAGGACGAATCATTCACAGTGAAAGGGAACGCAACGCTGCTGACGACAGCTTTTTTAAACGTACTCGATAATGCCTGTAAATATTCAAACGAAGCGATTTCTGTAGAATTAATCGCCAAAAAAGAACAAATAACGGTAACGGTAGCTGACCAGGGACGAGGTATTACGGAAGCGGATGCAGCTCACATACTTGATCCACTTTACCGGGGGAAAAATGTTGAGGACGTACCAGGCTATGGCATTGGTCTGGCTGTAACGCAGAAAGTCATAGACTTGCATCAGGGGATCATTCAAATCACTTCCAACGTCAACAAAGGGACCTCTGTAACCATTACTTTGCCCAGCCAGGCATAA
- a CDS encoding response regulator transcription factor — MKILVVEDEERLASFIRKGISAEGYEVEVAYDGRTGLALFRRDEYDIIILDVNLPHINGFDLCRLIRSENETVPVLMLTALDSLADKSNGFNAGADDYLAKPFEFHELILRLRALSRRNGSKLKQVLRLADLELNLDTKAVTRAGKRIDLTTREYSLIEYMMLNKGRIISRVDISERVWSLNFDNNSNVIDVYISYIRKKIDKGFSPKLLHTIVGMGYVLREE; from the coding sequence ATGAAAATCCTGGTAGTAGAAGACGAAGAACGGTTGGCTTCTTTTATTCGCAAGGGTATATCGGCCGAAGGTTACGAAGTCGAAGTCGCTTACGATGGACGTACTGGCCTGGCACTGTTTCGCAGGGATGAATATGATATTATTATATTGGATGTCAATTTGCCACACATCAACGGCTTTGATCTGTGCCGGTTGATCCGGTCGGAAAATGAGACCGTACCAGTATTGATGCTAACCGCGCTGGATAGCCTGGCCGATAAGTCGAATGGCTTTAACGCCGGCGCTGACGATTACCTGGCCAAACCGTTTGAGTTTCACGAATTGATATTGCGACTTAGAGCTTTGTCGCGCCGGAACGGCTCCAAACTAAAGCAAGTACTCCGGCTGGCTGATCTGGAACTGAACCTTGATACTAAAGCCGTGACACGCGCTGGCAAACGCATTGACCTGACTACCCGTGAATACTCTTTAATTGAGTATATGATGCTCAACAAAGGAAGGATCATTTCGCGGGTAGACATCAGCGAGCGGGTTTGGAGCCTGAATTTTGACAACAACAGCAATGTTATTGATGTGTATATCAGTTATATACGTAAGAAGATCGACAAAGGCTTTTCACCGAAGCTGTTACACACCATTGTTGGAATGGGGTATGTGCTCCGGGAAGAGTAA
- a CDS encoding glycoside hydrolase family 88 protein produces the protein MQINNSLQPVDLSTKLTQFWELSGQKIQLIEQHYDVSKGSPVFTVQGQYTTRGWTEWTQGFQFGSAILQYDATDDIEFLEIGRQKTLDLMAPHVSHIGVHDHGFNNVSTYGNLLRLMREGRIPQNDWEQNFYELALKISGAVQASRWTTIKNGGFISSFNGPHSLFVDTIRSCRALVLSHALGHVFQGEGDVKINLLERALQHIKATADYSVFYGEGRDSYDLWGRTAHESVFNVKDGNFRCPNSQQGYSGFTTWTRGLAWAMCGFAEELEWLATRDGAELEPYGGRASIETFMLKAASATCDFFIEHTPTDGIPYWDTGAPNLHRLGDYLNRPADPYNDVEPVDSSAAAIGAQGLLRLGKYLLSTGSTEAGQRYWQAGLTVLDTLFSESYLSTNPTHQGLILHSIYHQPNGWDYVPAGSKIANGESSMWGDYHAREVALYLQRIIRNEPYYTFFNCLS, from the coding sequence ATGCAGATTAACAATTCTTTACAACCCGTTGACCTCTCAACCAAGCTTACCCAGTTCTGGGAACTCTCCGGCCAGAAAATTCAGCTCATCGAGCAGCACTACGACGTATCGAAAGGCTCCCCGGTTTTCACTGTCCAGGGGCAGTATACCACCCGTGGCTGGACCGAATGGACGCAGGGTTTTCAGTTTGGCTCAGCTATTTTGCAATATGACGCAACCGATGACATTGAGTTTCTAGAAATAGGTCGCCAGAAAACACTCGATCTGATGGCTCCTCATGTTAGTCACATCGGCGTTCATGACCACGGCTTCAACAATGTCAGCACCTACGGAAATCTACTTCGATTAATGCGTGAGGGCCGTATTCCACAAAACGACTGGGAGCAAAATTTTTACGAACTGGCGCTGAAAATTTCCGGAGCGGTTCAGGCAAGTCGCTGGACAACTATAAAAAATGGTGGCTTCATCAGTTCCTTCAACGGGCCGCACTCGCTGTTTGTCGATACCATCCGTTCGTGCCGGGCTCTGGTGCTAAGTCATGCATTAGGACATGTTTTTCAGGGCGAAGGTGACGTTAAAATTAATCTTCTCGAGCGAGCTCTCCAGCATATAAAAGCCACCGCCGACTATTCGGTATTCTACGGTGAAGGGCGTGATTCGTATGATTTGTGGGGGCGAACTGCGCACGAAAGCGTTTTCAACGTGAAAGATGGCAATTTCCGGTGCCCCAATTCGCAACAGGGTTATTCGGGCTTCACAACCTGGACACGCGGCCTGGCCTGGGCAATGTGTGGCTTTGCCGAAGAATTGGAATGGCTCGCCACCCGTGATGGTGCCGAACTGGAACCTTACGGTGGCAGGGCCAGTATTGAGACTTTTATGCTAAAAGCTGCATCGGCAACCTGTGATTTTTTTATTGAGCATACTCCCACGGATGGAATTCCTTACTGGGATACTGGAGCCCCCAACCTCCATCGACTGGGCGACTACCTTAACCGACCGGCAGATCCCTATAATGATGTGGAGCCCGTCGATAGTTCGGCAGCGGCCATTGGTGCACAGGGATTGTTGCGACTGGGAAAATACCTCCTGTCGACTGGATCTACGGAGGCCGGACAACGGTATTGGCAAGCAGGGCTAACTGTACTCGATACACTGTTTTCCGAATCCTATCTGAGCACAAACCCAACGCATCAGGGGTTGATTTTGCATTCGATTTATCACCAGCCCAACGGTTGGGATTATGTACCAGCGGGCAGTAAGATCGCTAACGGGGAGTCGAGCATGTGGGGTGACTATCACGCCCGCGAGGTGGCCCTTTATCTCCAGCGAATCATCCGTAACGAACCTTATTATACCTTTTTCAACTGCCTGTCATGA
- a CDS encoding sugar phosphate isomerase/epimerase family protein, with product MSAKPLSDLSQLCVHTITTKPWPIEVAAKNFSEAGIGGITVWRNALTGLDIKQTGQLLRDLNLTVVSLCRGGFFPHTEAIGRQVAIDDNKRAIEEAYALGAPLIVLVCGAVPGQSLTESRKQIQDGIMAILPDAEAAGVKLAIEPLHPMYADNRSAINTLSQANDMAEAINSPWVGVAVDVYHLWWDPMLESEIARCGKNENLYAFHICDWKTPTTDFLNDRGLMGEGCINVRQIRGWVEAAGFNGFNEVEIFSNRYWSEDQSVFLDKIKQGYLHHS from the coding sequence ATGAGTGCGAAACCCTTAAGCGATTTGTCGCAGCTCTGCGTCCATACCATCACGACCAAACCCTGGCCAATCGAGGTAGCCGCCAAAAACTTTTCTGAAGCAGGCATCGGCGGCATTACGGTATGGCGCAATGCACTGACAGGACTAGACATTAAGCAAACAGGGCAGTTACTTCGCGACCTCAACCTCACGGTCGTTTCGCTGTGTCGGGGTGGTTTTTTCCCTCATACTGAAGCCATTGGTCGACAGGTAGCGATCGACGACAACAAACGAGCCATCGAGGAGGCTTATGCGCTGGGCGCACCCTTAATCGTGCTCGTGTGCGGGGCCGTTCCGGGCCAGTCACTAACCGAATCCCGAAAGCAGATTCAGGATGGGATAATGGCTATTCTCCCCGATGCAGAGGCCGCCGGAGTCAAACTGGCGATCGAGCCTTTGCACCCAATGTATGCTGATAATCGCTCGGCAATCAACACATTAAGTCAGGCAAACGATATGGCAGAGGCCATTAATTCACCCTGGGTAGGCGTTGCGGTCGATGTCTATCATCTCTGGTGGGACCCGATGCTGGAAAGTGAAATTGCCCGATGCGGTAAAAATGAGAACCTGTACGCTTTTCATATCTGCGACTGGAAAACACCAACGACCGACTTCCTGAACGATCGGGGACTAATGGGCGAAGGGTGTATTAATGTCCGGCAAATTCGCGGCTGGGTTGAGGCTGCGGGATTTAATGGCTTCAACGAAGTCGAAATCTTTTCAAACCGCTACTGGTCCGAAGATCAGTCGGTTTTCCTTGACAAAATAAAGCAGGGTTATCTGCATCATTCATAA
- a CDS encoding Gfo/Idh/MocA family protein: MKEHKIGIIMNGVTGRMGTNQHLMRSIVEIIKQGGVKLGPGETIIPDPILVGRDRNKLEKLCQLSGIQRMTTDVDEALADPNNSIYFDAQTTGRRAEGVRKAVKAGKHIYCEKPTAVSAEVALELYTLCQEAGLKNGVVQDKLWLPGLLKLKRLIQNDFFGKILSVRGEFGYWVFEGHSIPAQRPSWNYRKEDDGGIIVDMLCHWRYVLDNIFGKVKSVSCLGATHIPERIDEQGRPYSCTADDAAYATFELENGVIAHFNSSWTVRVRRDDLLTLQVDGTKGSAVAGLRECYTQHYGNTPKPVWNPDIPQTIPFFDGWSKVPEQEIYDNAFKAQWELFLKHVVNDEPFPWDLREGAKGVQLAEKGLESWAKRCWVDVPEL; the protein is encoded by the coding sequence ATGAAGGAACACAAAATTGGTATTATCATGAACGGCGTGACGGGCCGAATGGGTACAAATCAGCACCTGATGCGGTCAATCGTCGAAATCATTAAACAAGGTGGTGTAAAACTTGGTCCCGGCGAAACCATCATACCTGACCCCATTCTCGTTGGCCGCGACCGGAATAAATTAGAAAAATTGTGTCAGCTTTCGGGTATCCAGCGAATGACGACGGATGTTGACGAAGCCCTGGCCGACCCCAATAACAGTATTTATTTCGATGCCCAAACCACCGGCCGACGCGCCGAGGGCGTTCGGAAGGCCGTAAAAGCGGGTAAACACATTTACTGCGAAAAACCGACCGCGGTCAGTGCCGAGGTTGCCCTGGAACTGTATACGTTGTGTCAGGAAGCTGGCTTAAAAAACGGTGTCGTACAGGATAAGTTGTGGTTACCTGGTTTGCTAAAACTCAAACGCCTGATCCAGAATGACTTTTTCGGCAAAATCCTGTCCGTTCGGGGTGAGTTTGGCTATTGGGTATTCGAAGGCCATAGCATCCCGGCTCAGCGTCCGTCCTGGAACTATCGCAAAGAAGATGACGGTGGTATTATCGTGGATATGTTGTGCCACTGGCGTTATGTGCTCGACAATATTTTTGGAAAGGTAAAATCTGTTTCGTGCCTCGGCGCTACGCATATTCCCGAACGCATCGACGAGCAGGGACGCCCCTATAGCTGCACAGCCGACGATGCCGCCTATGCCACTTTTGAGCTCGAAAACGGTGTTATTGCTCATTTCAATTCATCCTGGACAGTTCGCGTCCGGCGTGACGATCTGCTCACACTGCAAGTTGATGGTACAAAAGGATCGGCTGTAGCCGGATTACGTGAGTGCTATACGCAGCACTACGGCAACACGCCCAAGCCGGTCTGGAATCCTGATATACCTCAAACGATTCCATTTTTCGATGGCTGGTCAAAAGTACCTGAACAGGAAATTTACGACAATGCCTTCAAGGCCCAATGGGAATTGTTCCTAAAACACGTTGTTAATGATGAGCCGTTTCCGTGGGATTTACGGGAGGGAGCTAAAGGCGTTCAGCTCGCCGAAAAAGGGCTGGAAAGTTGGGCTAAGCGTTGTTGGGTTGATGTTCCGGAGTTATGA
- a CDS encoding 3-ketoacyl-ACP reductase: protein MINAEKRPVAFITGGSRGIGYGIAEHLAKAGFDLAINGVRPEDAVRDALDALRNRGSDVLYCQGDIASSEARQAMMQSIQSHFGQLNILVNNAGVAPKERRDILEATEESFQYVLSTNLQGAYFLTQAAANWMIAQRAEEAAFWACIINVSSISATVASVNRGEYCVAKAGLSMATQLFAVRLGEFDIPVYEVRPGVIKTDMTAGVTAKYDALIESGLCVQKRWGFADDVGRAVASLARGDFPYSTGQVIMVDGGLTIPRL, encoded by the coding sequence ATGATAAACGCGGAGAAACGCCCCGTAGCCTTTATTACGGGTGGAAGCCGGGGAATCGGTTACGGCATTGCTGAACATCTGGCGAAGGCGGGTTTCGATCTGGCCATCAATGGCGTTCGGCCCGAAGACGCCGTTCGCGATGCGCTGGATGCCTTACGCAACCGGGGGAGCGACGTCTTGTATTGTCAGGGCGACATTGCCTCATCGGAGGCACGACAAGCCATGATGCAGTCGATCCAATCGCATTTCGGGCAGCTTAATATACTGGTCAATAATGCGGGCGTAGCTCCAAAAGAACGGCGCGATATTCTCGAAGCAACCGAAGAAAGCTTCCAGTATGTGCTGTCAACGAACTTACAGGGCGCTTACTTTCTGACACAGGCAGCCGCCAACTGGATGATAGCACAACGCGCTGAGGAAGCTGCCTTCTGGGCCTGTATCATTAACGTGTCCTCGATTTCGGCAACGGTTGCTTCGGTTAATCGGGGAGAATATTGTGTGGCGAAAGCGGGGTTAAGTATGGCAACGCAACTATTTGCCGTCCGGCTTGGAGAGTTTGACATACCAGTTTATGAAGTTCGACCGGGCGTCATCAAAACGGATATGACTGCGGGCGTTACCGCCAAATACGATGCCCTGATCGAATCGGGCCTATGCGTCCAGAAACGCTGGGGCTTTGCCGACGACGTGGGCCGTGCTGTTGCCTCATTGGCCAGGGGCGATTTTCCGTACTCGACTGGTCAGGTCATCATGGTTGATGGCGGGCTAACCATACCGAGACTGTAA
- a CDS encoding Gfo/Idh/MocA family protein: MNTNQVSRRDVLKAGAVSSLAAIGMPTFIPASAFGANDRIRVAVIGINGRGKDHIQGIQKQKDVEVATLCDVDSTVLQNGAAEFEKKYNKKVQTMGDLRQVYDDKNIDAVTIAMPNHWHALAAIWACQAGKDVYVEKPGAHNLYEGRKLVEAAHRYNRIVQHGVQLRSSVAIQEAIKHLRDGLIGKVYMARGLVYKWRPDIGDKGTSPVPSELNWNLWQGPAQARDFSKNYVHYNWHWFWDYGNGDIGNQGIHETDLCMWGLDVGLPEEITSAGGKFLWKDCKETPETLTSVYKYPSSGKVIQFEVRPWMTNKEDGVEIGNIFYGDKGYMVINGYSDYKTFLGKERTPGPARNEGGDHYANFIEAVRSRDKSKQNGPVETAHLSSGIAHLGNIAYRLGRTLHFDPKNEVFVNDKEANQMLTRKYRAPFVVPEKV; this comes from the coding sequence ATGAACACCAATCAAGTTTCCCGACGAGATGTCCTTAAAGCAGGGGCCGTCAGTTCACTCGCGGCTATCGGCATGCCCACTTTTATTCCAGCCAGTGCGTTTGGGGCCAACGACCGTATACGTGTTGCCGTTATTGGCATCAATGGACGCGGTAAAGATCACATTCAGGGCATTCAGAAACAGAAAGATGTCGAAGTAGCTACCCTATGTGATGTCGACAGTACAGTGCTACAAAACGGCGCTGCTGAATTCGAGAAAAAGTACAATAAAAAAGTACAGACAATGGGCGACTTACGGCAGGTCTACGATGATAAAAACATCGACGCCGTAACCATCGCCATGCCCAACCACTGGCACGCACTGGCGGCTATCTGGGCGTGTCAGGCAGGCAAGGACGTTTACGTCGAAAAACCGGGTGCCCATAATCTGTATGAAGGCCGTAAGCTGGTCGAAGCGGCTCATCGCTACAATCGTATTGTTCAGCATGGTGTACAGTTAAGGAGCTCGGTCGCGATTCAGGAAGCGATCAAACACCTGCGCGACGGACTGATCGGCAAGGTTTACATGGCGCGGGGACTTGTCTACAAATGGCGTCCCGACATTGGTGATAAAGGAACGTCACCCGTTCCTTCCGAACTAAACTGGAATCTCTGGCAAGGCCCGGCTCAGGCGCGTGATTTCAGCAAAAACTATGTTCATTACAACTGGCATTGGTTCTGGGATTACGGCAATGGCGACATTGGCAATCAGGGAATCCACGAAACGGATCTCTGCATGTGGGGATTAGATGTAGGACTACCCGAAGAAATCACGTCGGCAGGTGGTAAGTTTCTCTGGAAAGATTGCAAAGAAACCCCCGAAACGCTTACCTCGGTTTACAAATACCCCTCGTCAGGGAAAGTGATTCAGTTTGAGGTTCGCCCCTGGATGACGAACAAAGAAGATGGCGTCGAAATTGGCAATATATTTTATGGCGACAAAGGTTATATGGTCATTAACGGCTATTCGGACTATAAAACGTTTTTGGGTAAAGAGCGAACCCCTGGCCCAGCCCGTAACGAAGGGGGTGATCATTATGCCAACTTCATCGAAGCTGTTCGGTCGCGGGATAAATCGAAACAGAACGGCCCTGTTGAAACGGCCCACCTGTCGTCTGGCATTGCGCACCTGGGGAATATCGCCTACCGTTTGGGCCGTACCCTGCATTTCGACCCAAAAAATGAAGTGTTCGTAAACGACAAGGAAGCCAATCAGATGCTGACCCGAAAATACCGCGCTCCATTTGTAGTTCCCGAAAAGGTTTAA
- a CDS encoding MFS transporter: MTTNRTVISQLLQLPVLVAALGYLVDMYDLFLFSVVRVPSLKALGVDGDRLLSDGILLLNSQMAGLLIGGIFWGILGDKRGRLSVLFGSILLYSLANIANGFVTSLDQYALLRFVAGIGLAGELGAGITLVTEILPKEIRGYGTTLVATMGVLGAILAYFVADLFDWRISYFIGGGMGLLLLILRVNVLESGIFIKTKQRVLPRGNVVMLFSSPTRLAKYFQCILVGLPIWFVVGILITFSPEFGKALGLSEPVVAGKAVMLSFSGQVLGDLVSGFLSQYSQSRKKVIRLFMLLSLVFMLVYLLAPVRDTTLFYAVCVCLGFANGYWTLFVTIAAELFGTNLRATVATTVPNFVRGATIPLSALFIQLKPALGTVYSALTVGLLTLAVALIALTYLAETFTKDLDYVEEV; this comes from the coding sequence ATGACGACGAATCGCACAGTGATCAGCCAACTTCTCCAACTTCCTGTGCTGGTGGCTGCTCTGGGCTATCTGGTAGATATGTACGACCTGTTTCTGTTCAGTGTTGTACGTGTTCCCAGCCTGAAAGCATTGGGAGTTGACGGTGACCGATTGTTAAGCGACGGAATTTTACTGCTGAACTCTCAAATGGCGGGTTTATTGATTGGTGGAATTTTCTGGGGTATTTTGGGTGATAAACGTGGGCGACTGTCAGTTCTTTTTGGCTCTATCCTCCTATATTCCCTGGCGAATATTGCCAATGGCTTCGTCACATCGCTGGATCAGTATGCTCTATTACGGTTCGTGGCCGGCATTGGCCTCGCTGGTGAATTAGGAGCCGGAATTACGTTGGTGACCGAAATTCTGCCCAAAGAAATTCGTGGTTATGGCACCACGCTTGTTGCCACAATGGGTGTTTTGGGGGCAATCCTTGCTTATTTCGTTGCTGACCTGTTCGATTGGCGCATTTCTTACTTCATTGGGGGCGGAATGGGTTTACTGCTCCTTATTTTGCGGGTCAACGTGCTTGAATCGGGTATTTTCATTAAAACAAAACAGCGGGTCTTACCCAGAGGAAACGTCGTTATGCTTTTCTCGTCTCCTACGCGATTGGCCAAGTATTTTCAGTGTATTCTGGTTGGATTACCTATTTGGTTTGTAGTGGGTATCCTGATCACGTTCTCACCGGAGTTTGGAAAAGCACTCGGTCTCAGCGAGCCCGTAGTAGCCGGGAAAGCCGTTATGCTGAGTTTTTCGGGGCAGGTACTCGGCGATTTGGTGAGCGGATTCCTGAGTCAGTACTCCCAGAGTCGAAAAAAAGTGATCCGTCTGTTTATGCTGCTTTCGCTGGTGTTTATGCTGGTTTATTTACTGGCTCCCGTGCGGGATACAACACTGTTTTATGCCGTGTGCGTATGTCTTGGTTTCGCCAATGGTTACTGGACATTATTTGTAACCATTGCGGCAGAACTGTTTGGAACCAACCTTCGAGCTACTGTGGCAACCACCGTTCCAAATTTTGTACGAGGGGCAACAATTCCATTAAGTGCACTTTTCATTCAGCTTAAACCTGCTTTAGGAACGGTTTACAGCGCACTAACCGTTGGCCTTCTAACACTAGCCGTTGCTCTTATCGCTCTCACCTACCTCGCCGAAACGTTTACGAAAGATCTGGATTATGTAGAAGAAGTATAA
- a CDS encoding sensor histidine kinase — protein MQTKIDPIITVIILGTLIFLGLSAFVVSFLFFFNKKQAQYRQEKADLKARYDREILKSQLEVQNSTLQEVGQELHDNIGQLLSVAKINLSILESLPQEVESLDYIKQTTDVISQSIKDLRSLTKSLDGDFVQDFGLLESINHELHRIEKTKRFKTSTHLDGEMYSLGYDREIVLFRIFQEILNNAIKHSRANMIHIDLLFAPEKFTLAFNDDGEGFDYEEIMSQELSKSGAGLRNIFRRVELIGGQCIYKSAKNQGTQVSIELAVETIPNLTS, from the coding sequence ATGCAAACGAAAATTGATCCAATTATAACGGTTATTATTCTTGGCACGTTAATTTTTCTTGGACTCTCCGCTTTCGTAGTTTCCTTTCTATTTTTTTTCAATAAAAAACAAGCTCAATACAGGCAGGAAAAGGCCGATTTAAAAGCCAGATACGATCGGGAAATATTAAAATCTCAATTAGAAGTACAAAATTCCACCTTACAGGAGGTTGGACAGGAATTGCACGATAATATAGGGCAATTATTATCCGTAGCTAAAATAAACTTAAGCATATTGGAAAGCCTGCCGCAAGAAGTTGAAAGCCTGGATTATATAAAACAAACTACCGATGTTATTAGTCAGTCTATCAAAGATTTACGCTCATTAACTAAAAGCCTCGATGGTGATTTCGTCCAGGATTTTGGATTGCTGGAAAGTATAAACCATGAGCTTCACCGAATAGAGAAAACGAAACGATTTAAAACTAGTACGCATTTAGACGGTGAGATGTACAGCTTAGGGTATGACCGGGAAATTGTCTTATTCCGTATTTTCCAAGAGATTTTAAATAATGCCATCAAGCATTCCAGAGCAAACATGATACATATTGATTTGTTATTCGCTCCTGAAAAATTTACGTTAGCCTTTAATGACGACGGCGAAGGGTTTGACTACGAAGAAATAATGAGTCAGGAATTATCAAAATCTGGAGCCGGGCTACGAAATATTTTTCGGCGTGTTGAGCTTATTGGTGGCCAGTGTATATACAAATCGGCCAAAAATCAGGGAACTCAAGTTTCTATCGAATTAGCTGTCGAAACCATACCGAATTTAACCAGTTAA
- a CDS encoding heavy-metal-associated domain-containing protein — protein sequence MLRNLFLTALTLLMIVGSLFAGAPNRDDKEKEVKIKTSAICGMCKARIERNLAFEKGVKEADLDVKTKVVTIRYNSAKTDVTKLKANISKTGYDAEEVPADEVGYNKLPSCCKKGGGTNHQ from the coding sequence ATGTTGCGTAACCTGTTTCTGACCGCCCTGACTTTGCTAATGATCGTGGGCAGCCTTTTCGCTGGCGCACCGAACCGCGATGACAAAGAAAAAGAAGTAAAAATCAAAACGTCGGCGATATGCGGTATGTGTAAAGCACGCATCGAGCGCAATCTGGCGTTTGAAAAAGGGGTTAAAGAAGCCGACCTGGACGTTAAAACAAAAGTTGTAACAATCAGATACAATTCGGCTAAAACGGATGTGACTAAATTAAAGGCAAACATAAGTAAAACGGGTTACGATGCCGAAGAAGTACCCGCTGACGAAGTCGGTTATAACAAACTGCCAAGCTGCTGTAAAAAGGGTGGCGGCACAAATCATCAATAA